The proteins below come from a single Streptomyces sp. M92 genomic window:
- a CDS encoding transketolase gives MARASLPRLTADEVAVVEHELAVWETLAGSYPVPLAELAAVAAAVPERLYDDSARVLLRMHEIAGSGNHQSCLSSLPLVRACFDLGLVPETGSDTASTPFARAELIVGRGHIAPSFYAERYVRGSFPFTPLTTLHHGLTGVVDRAWGFGNTMRYSLGVGVAQAVSLARELRRCGERRKVVCLAGDGELHEGITFECLRFAYEAGLDNLVLVVDANGKGIEPLRAPVNQEYLSAYLGTIVNIDGQDSESVGKALAQLLDAPGSGGVLCATRKEGHSFRPPADPSAPQRRPSFATGSGRFLADWQQATDRPLAVFTGDMAARFGLSGAVDYENVGLAETLSIGLTLSLPDDTLKVVATDAMYYMDSLSMLTEATMSTRNLLVLAGRSWGAWGGASNALNLLDQIMNTRCYEPVTEAEFTACVTRLLTEPATTHVLSMVDARFAEPGTDCSADIDGAVWITPPADDANLDHAVISFGYAGVLVEEANRELGLPHLHCAALRPCLNPALIERLRRCRSLLSVEYNGVSGGFGEGLRARHLLPLTVYGVTGDIFNCVHDKQLTRHGMAPAQLAELLRELRNPPGNGAPA, from the coding sequence GTGGCCCGGGCCTCCCTGCCTCGGCTCACCGCGGACGAGGTCGCGGTCGTCGAACACGAACTGGCCGTCTGGGAGACCCTGGCCGGGTCGTACCCGGTACCACTGGCGGAACTGGCCGCCGTCGCCGCGGCGGTACCCGAGCGCCTGTACGACGACAGTGCCCGGGTGCTGCTGCGCATGCATGAGATCGCCGGATCCGGCAACCACCAGAGCTGTTTGTCCTCGCTGCCTCTCGTACGGGCCTGCTTCGACTTGGGTCTGGTCCCAGAGACGGGCAGCGACACCGCTTCCACCCCCTTCGCCAGGGCGGAACTCATCGTCGGCCGGGGGCACATCGCCCCGAGTTTCTACGCCGAGCGCTATGTACGCGGCAGCTTCCCGTTCACTCCCCTGACCACACTGCACCACGGCCTCACCGGAGTGGTGGATCGTGCTTGGGGCTTCGGCAACACCATGCGCTACAGCCTCGGTGTCGGTGTGGCCCAGGCGGTGAGCCTGGCACGGGAGTTGCGCCGCTGCGGTGAACGGCGCAAGGTGGTGTGCCTCGCCGGTGACGGGGAACTGCACGAGGGCATTACCTTCGAGTGTCTCCGCTTCGCGTACGAGGCAGGGCTCGACAATCTTGTCCTCGTCGTTGACGCCAATGGCAAGGGCATCGAGCCACTGCGTGCCCCGGTCAACCAGGAATATTTGTCCGCCTACCTCGGCACGATCGTGAACATCGACGGCCAGGACAGTGAGTCCGTGGGCAAGGCCCTCGCGCAACTGCTGGACGCACCGGGGAGCGGGGGGGTGCTGTGCGCGACTCGGAAGGAGGGCCACAGTTTCAGGCCGCCGGCCGATCCGTCCGCTCCCCAGCGCCGGCCTTCCTTCGCCACTGGTTCCGGTCGGTTCCTGGCCGACTGGCAGCAGGCGACGGATCGTCCGCTTGCCGTATTCACCGGTGACATGGCCGCCCGTTTCGGGCTCTCCGGTGCGGTGGACTACGAGAACGTCGGTCTCGCCGAGACGCTCTCCATCGGGCTGACGTTGAGCCTGCCCGACGACACACTCAAGGTCGTGGCGACCGATGCCATGTACTACATGGATTCCCTCAGCATGCTCACCGAGGCCACCATGAGCACGCGGAACCTTCTGGTGCTGGCCGGCCGCAGCTGGGGCGCTTGGGGCGGGGCGAGCAACGCACTGAACCTCTTGGACCAGATCATGAACACCCGGTGCTACGAGCCGGTCACCGAGGCCGAGTTCACCGCCTGCGTCACCCGCCTGCTGACCGAGCCCGCTACCACACATGTACTGAGCATGGTGGACGCCCGGTTTGCCGAACCGGGCACGGACTGCTCGGCCGACATCGACGGTGCCGTATGGATCACACCTCCAGCCGACGACGCGAACCTCGACCACGCCGTAATCAGCTTCGGCTATGCCGGCGTGCTTGTCGAAGAGGCCAACCGCGAGCTCGGTCTACCTCATCTCCACTGCGCGGCGCTGCGTCCCTGCCTGAACCCGGCCCTGATCGAGCGGCTGCGCCGTTGCCGGTCGCTGCTGAGCGTGGAGTACAACGGAGTGTCCGGCGGTTTCGGGGAAGGGCTACGGGCCCGCCACCTGCTGCCGCTGACGGTGTACGGCGTCACCGGTGACATTTTCAATTGCGTTCACGACAAGCAGCTGACCCGGCACGGCATGGCCCCGGCCCAGCTCGCCGAGCTGCTACGGGAATTACGGAACCCCCCGGGAAACGGGGCCCCCGCATGA
- a CDS encoding SDR family oxidoreductase, translating to MTTHLQRYDDRIVLVIGGGRGIGAAVVETFARQGATVLVSDAETLGSDVNQYRSRRVGGYTAARELARNLRDKGLRVAAADVDAGDEASVRTLLTGIDEDHGRLDVVVNAFGVTHVSKVEDMTLAQFESVVIGNLSGVFLVSKYAIPLLRRSGGGAIVNFSSISGRMGFAKEAHYCAAKFGVVGFTASLAKELSASGIRVNAVCPGIVRTNMWDYLLSEFVRPGETPEECWERMRALIPQGEYQSPQDIADAVLYLASAPRVTGQAISIDGGMAQP from the coding sequence ATGACTACGCACCTGCAACGGTATGACGACCGGATCGTCCTGGTGATCGGTGGAGGACGGGGCATCGGTGCCGCTGTTGTGGAGACCTTCGCCCGGCAGGGAGCCACTGTATTGGTCTCCGATGCGGAAACCCTCGGCTCGGACGTCAACCAGTACCGCAGCAGGCGAGTCGGCGGGTACACCGCCGCCCGAGAACTCGCGCGGAACTTGCGGGACAAGGGGCTCAGGGTGGCCGCCGCCGACGTGGACGCAGGAGACGAGGCTTCCGTACGGACCTTGCTGACCGGCATCGACGAGGACCATGGCCGACTCGATGTGGTGGTGAACGCCTTCGGCGTTACTCACGTCTCCAAGGTCGAGGACATGACGCTCGCCCAGTTCGAATCCGTCGTCATCGGCAACCTCAGTGGCGTCTTCCTTGTCTCCAAGTACGCCATTCCGCTACTGCGCCGTTCCGGCGGCGGCGCGATTGTCAATTTCTCTTCGATTTCGGGGCGGATGGGGTTCGCCAAGGAGGCACACTACTGCGCCGCGAAGTTCGGCGTAGTCGGTTTCACGGCATCCCTGGCCAAGGAGCTGTCGGCCAGCGGTATCAGGGTCAACGCGGTGTGCCCGGGCATTGTCCGCACGAACATGTGGGACTACCTGCTGAGCGAGTTCGTCCGCCCCGGCGAGACACCGGAGGAATGCTGGGAGCGTATGAGGGCCCTGATCCCTCAGGGCGAGTACCAGAGCCCGCAGGACATAGCCGATGCCGTCCTGTACCTTGCATCAGCGCCTCGGGTCACCGGGCAGGCCATCAGTATCGACGGTGGAATGGCCCAGCCGTGA
- a CDS encoding Gfo/Idh/MocA family protein, with the protein MSVPDGRACRPLRFGVVGLGFGQCHAREIARMAGAVLVAVADLAPESQGLDLDEFAAALGAKAYRDGRRMISEEDLDAIVLAVPPRGREKLIREAGAAGLALFLEKPFATDDAHADALARVCAEYPSSPIMLDFCLRHLPAVVRLRELLDGPLGRPLLANADLVLPRDDSPAWVWAPANGNGIVNENTCHTFDTLGFLLGDPESLHAEGGAYRSGSLEDGIAVTIRYEGGATAVLTGGNLGVQALRTPVHLSVCTERGQALLTGGDHMVNALAWATEDQAEPVQESWELPTRARISAAALRHFVDSVQAGIRPAPGVPEGTEAVRLAMAVRRSLATGRPVRLFRPGRGVGLTS; encoded by the coding sequence ATGTCTGTGCCAGACGGCCGAGCCTGCCGTCCGCTGCGATTCGGGGTGGTGGGGTTGGGCTTCGGCCAGTGCCACGCCCGGGAGATCGCCCGGATGGCCGGTGCCGTCCTGGTGGCGGTGGCCGATCTCGCCCCCGAGAGTCAGGGCTTGGACCTGGACGAGTTCGCTGCAGCGCTAGGTGCGAAGGCCTACCGTGACGGTCGACGCATGATCTCCGAGGAGGACCTGGACGCCATCGTCCTTGCGGTGCCACCACGTGGTCGCGAGAAGCTGATTCGCGAAGCGGGGGCGGCAGGACTCGCCCTCTTTCTGGAGAAGCCGTTCGCCACCGACGACGCGCACGCCGACGCACTGGCACGTGTGTGCGCCGAGTACCCGAGCTCACCCATCATGCTCGACTTCTGCCTGCGGCACCTTCCGGCCGTCGTACGGCTGAGAGAACTCCTCGATGGCCCGCTCGGCCGGCCTTTACTGGCCAACGCCGATCTGGTGCTGCCCCGGGACGACAGCCCGGCCTGGGTGTGGGCGCCTGCCAACGGCAACGGGATCGTCAACGAGAACACCTGCCACACCTTCGACACGCTCGGCTTCCTGCTGGGCGATCCGGAGTCCTTGCATGCCGAGGGCGGAGCCTATCGCAGCGGTTCGCTGGAGGACGGCATCGCTGTGACCATCCGATACGAAGGCGGCGCGACCGCGGTTCTCACCGGCGGCAACCTTGGTGTTCAGGCCCTGCGCACTCCGGTTCACCTCTCCGTCTGCACCGAGCGGGGTCAAGCGTTGCTCACCGGAGGCGACCACATGGTCAACGCCCTGGCCTGGGCCACCGAGGATCAGGCCGAACCCGTGCAGGAAAGCTGGGAGTTGCCCACCCGCGCACGGATCAGCGCCGCCGCCCTGCGCCACTTCGTCGACTCCGTCCAAGCCGGCATTCGTCCGGCACCAGGTGTCCCGGAAGGGACTGAGGCAGTTCGGCTGGCGATGGCGGTACGCCGATCCCTGGCGACCGGCAGGCCGGTGCGGTTGTTCCGGCCGGGGCGGGGCGTCGGCCTCACATCCTGA
- a CDS encoding glycosyltransferase produces MSARWHTHDYRSPNLEGIVDGAVFMHRDMAELLDGKGAVQHDLTRGPDGLVSLLKEGGPEDTVYAGSGPYAFLYHLWRERTGASYRIVREVHTSLWSGYWAQEELCRPLVRDSDLVLFPTEFTRQLYVQAFDSVREENSAVVYPLLHRLPRRRPVPTPPCTSPVRIGYLGALSEAKNFDQVVSIFVQVYRLSDGSARLVFAGKPNTDRFAHGHVLDSLRRRGVDARHVVSPGVLAPGELGRFFRSIDVLLFPSTASRETLGRVVVEALAHGVPVLAADIGPGVELLPAANLIPTALDTVTEFSMGRVLPLGRVDEEGAVDRLLRRSYAPARLANTAPYGTDALWQALEGRAPDVQAPGDRRVVDALRVRSRPAGHPGLDPERAERLFLDYFQRHDDAILRAIADFETRTGRTHPRLREIVVRSERNLADYRAFPRLLDALLLEPLSFRLADVDKESS; encoded by the coding sequence ATGAGCGCACGATGGCACACACATGACTACCGTTCCCCGAACCTCGAGGGGATCGTGGACGGGGCGGTCTTCATGCACCGGGACATGGCCGAGTTACTGGACGGCAAGGGCGCGGTCCAGCACGATCTGACCCGGGGCCCGGATGGACTCGTGAGCCTGTTGAAGGAGGGTGGGCCCGAGGACACGGTGTACGCCGGCAGCGGCCCCTACGCCTTTCTCTACCACCTGTGGCGGGAGCGGACCGGCGCCTCGTACCGCATTGTGCGGGAGGTCCATACCAGTCTCTGGTCCGGTTACTGGGCGCAGGAAGAACTGTGTCGGCCACTCGTCCGTGACAGCGACCTGGTGCTGTTCCCGACGGAATTCACGAGGCAGTTGTACGTTCAGGCCTTCGACAGCGTCCGTGAGGAGAACTCAGCGGTCGTCTACCCGCTGCTTCACCGGCTGCCAAGAAGACGACCGGTGCCCACACCACCGTGCACCTCGCCCGTGCGCATCGGTTACCTGGGTGCGCTGTCGGAGGCCAAGAACTTCGATCAGGTGGTGAGCATCTTCGTCCAGGTGTACCGGTTGAGCGATGGTTCGGCCAGACTGGTTTTCGCGGGTAAGCCGAACACCGACCGGTTCGCGCACGGCCATGTCCTCGACTCTCTGCGGCGGCGAGGCGTTGACGCCCGGCATGTCGTCTCGCCGGGTGTCCTCGCCCCCGGCGAGCTGGGCCGGTTCTTTCGCTCCATCGATGTGCTGCTCTTCCCGAGCACGGCCTCGCGCGAAACGCTCGGCCGGGTGGTCGTCGAGGCACTGGCGCACGGCGTTCCGGTCCTTGCGGCCGACATCGGCCCTGGCGTGGAACTGTTGCCGGCGGCGAACCTGATCCCGACGGCACTGGACACAGTCACTGAGTTCTCCATGGGCCGGGTCCTGCCGCTCGGCCGTGTCGATGAGGAGGGCGCCGTCGACCGGCTGCTGCGGCGCTCCTACGCGCCGGCACGACTCGCGAACACTGCGCCGTACGGTACCGATGCGCTCTGGCAGGCACTGGAGGGGCGGGCTCCGGACGTGCAGGCCCCCGGTGACCGTCGTGTCGTCGACGCCCTGCGAGTGCGGTCGCGTCCGGCGGGCCATCCCGGCCTCGACCCGGAACGGGCCGAGCGGCTCTTCCTCGACTACTTCCAGCGGCACGACGACGCCATACTCCGAGCCATCGCGGACTTCGAGACCCGTACCGGACGTACGCATCCGCGACTGCGCGAGATCGTCGTTCGTTCCGAACGCAACCTCGCCGACTACCGGGCGTTTCCACGTCTGCTGGATGCTCTGCTGCTCGAACCTCTGTCCTTCCGTCTGGCCGACGTCGACAAGGAGAGCTCATGA
- a CDS encoding ferritin-like domain-containing protein → MLTDGRAGGVRARLIDALCEVAELEHSLCLQYLYAAFSLKTRPDEGGLDEVQAELVREWKGQLLLLAREEMLHLGLVLNLLASVGGVAYLRRPNFPQPERYYPLGTIAALEPFSAKSLERFLSYELPSALLPAQQPADGPGVETRMTVGQLYERIRHVIMTVEEKDLFIGSALRQVDTAAVIDPEGVFDEDVAVGYGVEPFAIYDRSSALRAVDLIVEQGEGATESEDDSHYNRLMRIKVQLTAELEEAARTGRTFKPARPMLDNPVVQPAADAEGANVISEPLAREAAELFDAGYGLLVLMLLRFYNRVDESTAEQKRIQRVAFFPLMTMFTRPLGEILSELPALTRNSSVTAGPPFEFQRGLALIPERNVAHQVFVERLIDLSRRARLFADHLKNAPAPPRLRHRAELMARDVERIYRTFSGGDQTDLAEGTTVREG, encoded by the coding sequence ATGCTGACCGACGGGCGAGCCGGCGGCGTGCGGGCCCGGCTCATCGACGCTCTCTGCGAGGTGGCGGAGCTGGAGCACTCGTTGTGCCTTCAGTACCTGTACGCGGCCTTCTCCCTGAAGACTCGGCCCGACGAGGGCGGACTGGACGAGGTTCAGGCAGAGTTGGTACGCGAGTGGAAGGGGCAGTTGCTGCTGCTGGCCCGCGAGGAGATGCTTCACCTGGGACTGGTACTCAACCTGCTGGCCTCTGTGGGCGGTGTCGCGTACCTGCGGCGTCCCAACTTCCCGCAGCCCGAGCGGTACTACCCGCTGGGTACGATCGCCGCCCTGGAACCCTTTTCCGCGAAATCGCTGGAGCGCTTTCTCTCCTACGAACTGCCGTCCGCCCTGCTGCCGGCTCAGCAGCCCGCCGACGGGCCCGGCGTAGAAACACGGATGACCGTGGGTCAGCTCTATGAGCGTATCCGACACGTCATCATGACGGTCGAGGAGAAGGACCTGTTCATCGGTTCGGCGCTGCGCCAGGTCGACACGGCCGCCGTGATCGACCCCGAGGGTGTCTTCGACGAGGACGTGGCGGTCGGGTACGGCGTCGAACCCTTCGCGATCTACGACCGTTCCTCCGCGCTGCGCGCCGTGGACCTGATTGTGGAACAAGGTGAGGGGGCAACCGAGAGCGAGGACGACTCCCACTACAACCGGCTGATGCGGATCAAGGTTCAGCTCACCGCCGAGCTGGAGGAGGCCGCACGCACCGGTCGAACCTTTAAGCCTGCACGTCCCATGCTCGACAATCCGGTCGTACAGCCGGCCGCCGACGCCGAAGGCGCGAACGTCATCAGCGAGCCGCTCGCCCGGGAGGCAGCCGAACTCTTCGACGCCGGCTACGGCCTGCTAGTGCTGATGCTGCTGCGCTTCTACAACCGGGTGGACGAATCGACCGCTGAGCAGAAGCGGATCCAGCGTGTCGCGTTCTTCCCCCTGATGACGATGTTCACCCGTCCTCTCGGTGAGATCCTCAGCGAACTCCCGGCGCTCACCAGGAACTCCTCCGTCACCGCCGGCCCGCCCTTCGAGTTTCAGCGGGGCTTGGCTCTGATTCCCGAACGCAACGTGGCCCACCAGGTGTTCGTCGAACGTCTGATCGATCTGTCCAGGCGTGCACGCCTCTTCGCCGATCACCTGAAGAACGCACCCGCGCCGCCTCGTCTGCGGCACCGGGCGGAGCTCATGGCCAGAGACGTGGAACGGATATACCGCACCTTCTCCGGGGGCGACCAGACGGACCTTGCTGAAGGGACAACTGTCCGTGAGGGCTGA
- a CDS encoding HAD family hydrolase encodes MTATAQDDRERTIPVAAVIFDFDGVIVDSIHPDLLACSDLYREYGDGALPVEWWAREVCGRPDSYERLFDRLLAAGKDDRQPDRARLRGRLDELWNTYFTEEYVRLMPDVRETLTRLHAAGLSLAIASASPRRWVERWLRHYELSHWFTAVVTGDDVAVRKPNPSVYLEALRRLGVAASASVAFEDSLSGITAARAAGVTVVGVPTSTTRFLDHSAAHALLDDLSVVSPEWLAEVRQTAC; translated from the coding sequence GTGACGGCAACGGCACAGGACGACCGCGAGCGGACCATTCCGGTTGCCGCGGTGATCTTCGACTTCGACGGCGTCATCGTCGATTCGATCCACCCCGACCTACTGGCGTGCAGTGATCTGTACCGCGAGTACGGCGACGGCGCGCTGCCGGTCGAGTGGTGGGCCAGGGAAGTGTGCGGCCGTCCTGACAGCTACGAGCGGCTCTTCGATCGTCTGCTGGCAGCCGGCAAGGATGACCGGCAGCCTGACCGTGCCAGGCTGCGTGGGCGCCTCGACGAATTGTGGAACACTTACTTCACCGAGGAGTACGTCCGGCTCATGCCCGATGTGCGCGAGACCCTGACCCGTCTGCACGCGGCCGGGCTGTCGCTGGCCATTGCCTCGGCCTCACCTCGTCGATGGGTCGAGCGCTGGCTGCGGCACTACGAGCTGTCCCACTGGTTCACCGCCGTGGTCACCGGCGACGATGTCGCGGTACGGAAACCCAACCCGTCCGTGTACCTGGAGGCGCTGCGTCGGCTGGGCGTCGCCGCCAGTGCGAGCGTGGCCTTCGAGGACTCACTCAGCGGCATCACGGCGGCGCGAGCCGCCGGAGTCACGGTGGTGGGCGTCCCCACCTCGACCACCCGCTTTCTCGACCACTCGGCCGCTCATGCACTGCTCGACGATCTCTCGGTCGTCTCGCCCGAGTGGCTGGCGGAGGTGAGGCAGACGGCATGCTGA
- a CDS encoding aminotransferase family protein produces MPFPLESTPKAAWGSADKSAFCFESPYSAESILFESARGIRLADTAGCEYIDALSGVFVTCFGYDCEPIANAVTEQLRRLPFNPPLHGTNRPAIKLARELTSLAPDAFSLAKLVNGGSEAVEAAIRLTRLYYREKGDKGKYKVLSYFHGYHGATFGSLAVTGRPDTTRFGPGLPGIVHVWTPHSVAHQLGIGLEGAGTVALTLIEQTIEAEGPEGIAALVVEPVVHLLGMAVPPPDFLPGLRRLCDKYRILLVFDEIVTGFGRTGHNFAADTFRVLPDLICVGKGISGGYAPLAAVLINERIASVLSTGEDSYAFAPSHTYAANPVSAAAGLAAVRLFRELDVPVRVRCLSEKFGALLQNTVGERGVVRGTGLLYGVTLTAEPAMAEAAPGQELARACLRRGLIIRGQDDWIVLAPAFVATEKDLDEIAAVLGDALDAVFGGYQ; encoded by the coding sequence ATGCCGTTCCCGCTGGAGAGCACCCCGAAAGCAGCTTGGGGCTCTGCTGACAAGTCCGCCTTCTGCTTCGAATCCCCGTATTCCGCCGAGTCGATCCTGTTTGAATCGGCACGGGGTATCCGGCTGGCAGATACTGCAGGATGCGAGTACATCGACGCGCTTTCGGGTGTTTTTGTCACCTGCTTCGGATACGACTGCGAGCCGATTGCCAACGCCGTCACGGAGCAGTTGCGCCGGCTCCCCTTCAACCCGCCGTTGCACGGAACCAACCGTCCGGCAATCAAACTGGCGCGAGAGTTGACAAGCTTGGCTCCGGATGCCTTCTCGCTGGCCAAGCTGGTCAATGGAGGTTCAGAGGCCGTGGAGGCCGCTATCCGGCTGACTCGTCTTTATTACAGAGAAAAGGGAGATAAAGGAAAGTACAAGGTGCTGAGCTATTTTCACGGCTACCACGGTGCAACTTTCGGTTCTCTTGCCGTGACTGGCCGTCCCGATACCACCCGCTTCGGCCCCGGACTCCCTGGAATTGTGCACGTCTGGACACCCCACTCGGTCGCCCACCAGTTGGGAATTGGGCTGGAGGGGGCCGGTACGGTCGCGCTCACTCTCATCGAGCAGACCATTGAGGCAGAGGGTCCGGAGGGCATCGCCGCCCTGGTGGTTGAGCCGGTGGTACACCTGCTCGGCATGGCGGTGCCACCTCCCGATTTCCTGCCCGGATTACGCCGACTGTGTGACAAGTACCGCATTCTGTTGGTCTTCGACGAGATCGTGACGGGATTTGGCCGTACCGGCCACAACTTTGCTGCCGACACCTTCCGAGTGCTCCCGGATCTGATCTGTGTGGGGAAAGGTATATCGGGGGGTTACGCGCCACTGGCGGCCGTGCTCATCAACGAGCGGATCGCTTCCGTTCTGTCCACCGGTGAGGATTCGTACGCCTTTGCCCCTTCCCATACGTATGCGGCGAACCCTGTCAGCGCGGCGGCGGGGCTGGCAGCGGTGCGATTGTTCAGAGAACTCGACGTACCCGTCCGTGTTCGGTGTCTGTCCGAGAAATTCGGTGCTCTGCTCCAGAACACGGTTGGCGAGCGTGGCGTGGTCCGTGGGACCGGACTGCTGTACGGGGTAACACTGACTGCCGAACCGGCCATGGCGGAGGCGGCCCCGGGCCAGGAACTCGCCCGGGCATGTCTGCGGCGTGGCCTTATTATCCGGGGCCAGGACGACTGGATCGTGCTGGCCCCGGCCTTCGTCGCCACGGAGAAGGACCTGGACGAGATCGCCGCCGTTCTGGGAGACGCTCTCGACGCCGTGTTCGGCGGTTACCAGTGA
- a CDS encoding methyltransferase: MTVIPPALFNELHWNYWKTKVFVSAMQLGVFTSLAEEAADAETLADRLGMSGQAVPDFLDCLVAMGVLQRDAGVYANTEEGSCCFDSNRSLSYLGEIMLAEAGRLGDDLTAVLRGGRSREGAAGARDFYDNTYADPARTRSFQRAMTAMSYELGAVLAERLPWERYRSFVDVGCAEEAVGVRLLRVHPHLRGIGFDLPGARAGFERYVAAHGLAERAVFVEGDFLRQSLPTTDVVILGRVLHNWDLDVKLRLLRQARAALSPGGLVVVYEALIDDDRKRNVVGLLLSLMMHLSLPGGFDYTPADCSGWLSETGFTDIRIEHLTEVEAMVVGCR, translated from the coding sequence GTGACGGTCATACCACCGGCCCTGTTCAACGAACTCCATTGGAATTACTGGAAGACCAAGGTATTTGTCAGCGCCATGCAACTGGGCGTCTTCACCAGCCTCGCCGAGGAAGCAGCGGACGCCGAGACCCTGGCCGACCGCCTGGGGATGAGCGGGCAGGCGGTGCCCGACTTCCTTGACTGCCTGGTGGCCATGGGGGTGCTCCAGCGCGACGCGGGTGTCTACGCCAACACCGAAGAGGGCTCCTGCTGCTTCGACAGCAACCGATCGCTCTCCTACCTGGGCGAGATCATGCTCGCCGAGGCCGGGCGGCTGGGCGATGACCTGACGGCCGTTCTCAGGGGCGGACGGTCCCGGGAAGGTGCAGCCGGCGCCCGGGATTTCTACGACAACACCTATGCCGATCCCGCCCGTACCCGCTCGTTCCAGAGGGCCATGACCGCGATGAGCTACGAGCTCGGGGCTGTCCTGGCCGAGCGCCTGCCCTGGGAGCGGTACCGGTCCTTCGTCGATGTCGGCTGTGCCGAGGAAGCGGTGGGTGTGCGTTTGCTGCGCGTGCACCCACACCTGCGTGGTATCGGTTTCGACCTGCCAGGGGCCCGGGCCGGCTTTGAGAGGTACGTCGCTGCCCACGGTCTCGCCGAGCGAGCCGTCTTCGTGGAGGGCGACTTTCTCCGGCAATCGCTGCCCACCACAGATGTGGTCATTCTTGGCCGAGTTCTGCACAACTGGGACTTGGACGTCAAGCTCCGCCTGCTGCGCCAGGCCCGTGCCGCGTTGTCGCCCGGCGGACTCGTCGTGGTGTACGAGGCTCTGATCGACGACGACCGCAAGCGCAATGTCGTCGGGCTGCTGCTCAGCCTGATGATGCATCTCTCGCTGCCCGGCGGCTTCGACTACACCCCGGCGGACTGCTCCGGGTGGCTGAGCGAGACCGGTTTCACGGATATTCGCATCGAGCACTTGACCGAGGTGGAAGCGATGGTCGTCGGATGCAGGTGA
- a CDS encoding aldo/keto reductase, producing the protein MRSAPGRPAAAGCPGLAKWAHYSSEWCGASRLGATVPEAQTDAPVPSGPAPRPGNDGRFRVRYRALGNTGLTVSRLGLGTTTFMGIFARRSPDECVRVLLHGLDAGINLIDTAPSYGEGLAEEMVGRALRGRRNDVVLTTKVGSYVPEVFDFSPRRIRSGLEGSLRRLGTDHVDVLFAHDIEFGRPEQILDQVLPLLTELRDEGKTRAVGVSGLLLEPLGTTVDRAGVDVVQTYCRYGLHDQSLVEPAIGWRANGTGTILGSPTAMGLLTRAGPPAWHPAHPALKDAAREAAALCTAYGTDLAALAMGYALDCPHLDSVLTGAGTPCHLDRNLRALDTATEPDLLQMVLQRFSEVAERIWPSGNGAWGTAGS; encoded by the coding sequence ATGCGTTCGGCGCCCGGCAGACCCGCTGCCGCCGGCTGCCCAGGGCTCGCCAAGTGGGCGCACTACTCGAGCGAGTGGTGTGGCGCATCACGTCTTGGTGCCACCGTTCCCGAAGCTCAAACCGATGCTCCAGTGCCGTCCGGACCCGCACCGCGCCCCGGAAACGACGGGAGGTTCCGTGTGAGGTATCGCGCGCTGGGAAACACCGGCCTGACCGTTTCCCGGCTCGGCCTGGGGACAACGACGTTCATGGGCATCTTCGCTCGCCGTTCTCCGGACGAATGCGTACGCGTCCTGCTGCATGGCCTGGACGCCGGCATCAACCTTATCGACACCGCCCCCTCGTACGGCGAGGGACTGGCCGAGGAGATGGTGGGCCGCGCGCTGCGCGGCCGCCGCAACGACGTGGTGCTCACGACCAAGGTGGGCAGCTATGTTCCCGAGGTCTTCGACTTCTCCCCCCGCCGCATCCGCTCCGGTCTGGAGGGCAGTCTGCGCCGGCTTGGAACCGATCACGTGGACGTATTGTTCGCACACGATATCGAGTTCGGGCGGCCGGAGCAGATCCTCGACCAGGTCCTGCCGCTGCTCACCGAGCTCCGCGACGAAGGCAAGACACGTGCCGTAGGTGTGTCCGGGCTGCTGCTCGAACCGCTGGGAACGACCGTCGACCGGGCCGGGGTCGACGTCGTGCAGACGTACTGCCGCTACGGCCTGCACGACCAGAGTCTGGTGGAGCCGGCCATCGGCTGGCGGGCCAACGGAACAGGGACGATCCTGGGCAGCCCCACGGCCATGGGGTTGCTCACCCGGGCCGGTCCGCCCGCCTGGCACCCGGCCCATCCCGCGCTCAAGGACGCCGCCCGCGAAGCCGCCGCCCTGTGCACCGCGTACGGCACCGACCTTGCAGCACTCGCCATGGGGTATGCCTTGGACTGCCCGCACCTCGACTCGGTTCTCACCGGTGCCGGCACCCCGTGCCACCTCGACCGCAATCTGCGGGCGTTGGACACGGCCACCGAGCCCGACCTGCTCCAGATGGTTCTCCAGCGCTTCTCCGAAGTCGCCGAGCGAATCTGGCCGAGTGGCAACGGCGCATGGGGCACTGCGGGTTCCTGA